In one window of Candidatus Hydrogenedens sp. DNA:
- a CDS encoding transketolase, translating to MPLSEHEHNELRKIAKKIRKDIVDVTHWSGGSHIGGSLSMVDFMVVLYWKYLRIDPKNPNWEDRDRLVLSKGHGGVGHAVILANRGYFDFELLKEFNQFGSPFGMHLDSKKAIGVEASTGSMGHGLSQALGMALGAKVLKKDWRIYAVLGDGECNEGSIWEAAMAGNHYKVNNLIAFLDRNHMMIDGPTESVMSLEPLDKKWEAFGWFTQVIDGHNMPQICEAIDKALAYTNGPSMIICDTVKGKGVDFMENNPAWHYGGLNAELAEKAKASIDKMYEDLT from the coding sequence ATGCCTTTATCGGAACATGAACATAATGAACTACGTAAGATTGCAAAAAAAATTAGAAAAGATATTGTAGATGTCACACACTGGTCGGGTGGCTCTCATATTGGTGGGTCTTTAAGTATGGTTGATTTTATGGTGGTATTATATTGGAAATATCTCCGTATTGACCCTAAAAATCCGAATTGGGAAGACCGGGATCGCTTGGTTCTAAGCAAAGGGCATGGTGGTGTTGGCCATGCAGTTATTTTAGCGAATCGTGGTTACTTTGATTTTGAACTTCTTAAAGAATTTAACCAATTTGGTTCCCCTTTTGGTATGCATTTGGATTCTAAAAAAGCCATTGGTGTTGAGGCTTCTACGGGCTCTATGGGACATGGTCTTTCACAGGCGTTAGGGATGGCATTAGGAGCAAAGGTATTGAAAAAAGATTGGAGAATATATGCAGTTTTAGGTGATGGTGAATGCAATGAAGGTTCCATCTGGGAAGCGGCAATGGCTGGAAATCACTATAAAGTAAATAATCTTATTGCATTTTTAGACCGCAATCACATGATGATTGATGGACCTACCGAATCTGTAATGAGTTTAGAGCCGTTAGATAAAAAATGGGAAGCCTTTGGGTGGTTTACTCAAGTCATAGATGGGCATAATATGCCTCAAATTTGTGAAGCCATCGATAAAGCACTCGCCTATACTAATGGCCCATCAATGATTATTTGCGATACTGTCAAAGGCAAAGGTGTAGATTTTATGGAAAACAACCCTGCATGGCACTATGGTGGCTTGAATGCGGAGTTGGCAGAAAAAGCCAAAGCGTCAATAGATAAAATGTATGAAGATTTAACATAA
- a CDS encoding aminotransferase class III-fold pyridoxal phosphate-dependent enzyme, giving the protein MQVYEYHQNQTWFERAVRVIPCGVYGHFSPAPCVPTNAYPFFSTKADGCRFWDVDGNEFIDYMCAYGPMILGYHNPVVDEAFINQLKQADVNSIASTKMVELAELLVDLIPVADWAFFAKNGADVTNYAVMIARAATGRKKIIAIKGGYHGTAPWMQGIGHPGVTEEDVANVIRIPWNDIKALEQVLEENYGQVAGFISSPYHHPVFADNEYPAEGYWSAVQNLLRKHGVILICDDVRAGFRLHLGGSNEFFKFKPDLICFCKAIANGYPISALVGKEELRVTASKVFHTGSYWYSAAYMSAAIANLQELKRLNTPEHLYNLGVKFNDGLIKIAKDHGFNLKVTGHPAMAYYRITDDPTFQLHQKWCAECTKRGAFFTSHHNWFLSMAHTESDIQKTWEICDDAFKSIKSSM; this is encoded by the coding sequence ATGCAAGTATATGAATATCATCAAAATCAAACGTGGTTTGAACGAGCAGTTCGTGTTATTCCATGCGGTGTTTATGGGCATTTCAGCCCTGCACCCTGTGTTCCCACCAATGCCTATCCCTTTTTTAGTACGAAAGCTGATGGCTGTCGTTTTTGGGACGTAGATGGAAATGAATTTATTGATTATATGTGTGCTTATGGTCCTATGATTCTTGGCTACCACAACCCCGTAGTAGACGAGGCATTCATTAACCAATTAAAGCAAGCAGATGTAAATAGTATTGCCTCAACCAAAATGGTCGAGTTAGCCGAACTTTTGGTTGATTTAATACCCGTTGCAGATTGGGCATTCTTTGCCAAGAATGGTGCGGATGTAACAAACTATGCTGTAATGATAGCACGTGCTGCTACTGGTAGAAAGAAAATCATTGCTATTAAAGGTGGCTACCACGGAACCGCACCATGGATGCAAGGCATAGGACATCCTGGCGTTACGGAGGAAGATGTGGCAAATGTGATTCGTATTCCATGGAATGATATTAAAGCGTTGGAGCAGGTATTAGAAGAAAATTATGGTCAAGTGGCAGGTTTTATATCATCTCCTTATCATCACCCAGTTTTTGCGGATAATGAATATCCTGCAGAAGGATATTGGTCTGCTGTACAAAATCTACTCCGAAAACATGGTGTTATTCTAATATGTGATGATGTTCGGGCAGGTTTCCGTCTCCATTTAGGAGGTTCCAATGAATTTTTCAAATTTAAGCCCGACCTTATCTGTTTCTGCAAAGCCATCGCAAATGGCTATCCTATCTCCGCATTGGTCGGCAAAGAAGAACTAAGGGTTACCGCATCCAAAGTCTTTCATACAGGTAGTTACTGGTATTCTGCGGCATATATGTCGGCAGCTATTGCTAATTTACAAGAGTTAAAACGATTGAATACACCAGAACATTTGTATAACCTCGGTGTAAAATTTAATGATGGTTTGATTAAAATAGCAAAAGACCATGGCTTTAACTTAAAAGTTACTGGGCATCCTGCAATGGCATATTATCGCATAACAGATGACCCAACATTTCAACTTCACCAAAAATGGTGTGCAGAATGCACGAAACGAGGTGCCTTCTTTACATCTCATCACAATTGGTTCTTATCTATGGCTCATACTGAAAGTGATATTCAAAAGACATGGGAAATTTGTGATGACGCTTTCAAATCCATAAAATCATCTATGTAA
- a CDS encoding transketolase C-terminal domain-containing protein: MSPVGGLTWTVYDADKMTQAETYGLILSELGKINPKIVGLSADLAKSTKIGKFGEKFPDRFFNLGIAEQNMFGVAAGLAKVGLLPFVSTFSVFASMRAVEFLRTDVCYQNLNVKIIATHGGTSFGSAGTTHHSIEDLSIIRAIPNIQLIVPADAVETALAVQACVEVEGPVYIRIGRSFEPRVYETDQYGFTIGKAVEMASGTDVTVIACGAVVYHAVEAAKILGREDGISVRVLNMHTIKPIDREAIIKAITETRRIVTFEDHNVIGGLGSAVAEVIAESGKACAFTKVGIPDQFTPHGYPEDLMHYYKIDTDGIVEKVRELLGKEFEKEEDWEDEY, translated from the coding sequence ATGAGCCCTGTGGGAGGACTTACATGGACAGTATATGATGCGGATAAAATGACCCAAGCAGAAACATATGGACTTATTTTGAGTGAGTTAGGCAAAATTAATCCTAAAATTGTAGGCTTGTCCGCAGATCTGGCAAAGTCGACCAAAATAGGCAAATTTGGAGAAAAGTTTCCAGACCGATTTTTCAACTTAGGTATAGCAGAGCAAAACATGTTTGGCGTAGCAGCAGGTTTGGCAAAAGTGGGGTTATTACCTTTTGTCTCTACATTCTCAGTATTTGCCTCGATGCGTGCGGTAGAATTTCTCAGAACCGACGTCTGCTACCAAAATTTGAATGTCAAAATCATTGCTACTCATGGAGGTACCTCTTTTGGCTCTGCTGGTACAACCCACCATTCCATTGAAGACCTTTCAATTATTCGTGCGATTCCCAATATACAATTAATTGTTCCTGCGGATGCGGTCGAAACTGCTTTAGCGGTACAAGCCTGTGTAGAAGTGGAAGGACCTGTTTATATACGTATTGGTCGTAGTTTTGAACCTCGTGTATACGAAACAGACCAATATGGTTTCACCATTGGCAAAGCGGTAGAAATGGCATCAGGAACAGACGTAACAGTTATCGCCTGTGGTGCGGTAGTTTATCATGCAGTGGAAGCGGCTAAAATATTAGGACGTGAAGATGGAATTTCAGTTCGAGTCCTCAATATGCACACCATAAAGCCAATTGACCGCGAAGCTATTATTAAAGCGATAACTGAGACACGACGAATTGTAACATTTGAAGACCACAATGTAATTGGAGGTTTAGGTAGTGCGGTAGCCGAAGTTATTGCAGAAAGTGGGAAAGCTTGTGCCTTTACCAAGGTTGGCATACCTGACCAATTTACACCCCATGGTTATCCAGAAGATTTGATGCATTACTATAAAATTGATACAGATGGTATTGTAGAAAAAGTAAGAGAATTATTGGGCAAAGAATTTGAAAAAGAAGAGGACTGGGAGGACGAATACTAA